A section of the Bacteroidales bacterium genome encodes:
- the mreD gene encoding rod shape-determining protein MreD, whose translation MPNSILSHIIRFILLVLLQVFVFNNILFFNIINPFVYIYFLILLPFELPPVIIVLLGFLIGITIDFFSGTIAIHALASTVAGYARPFVLKLFSPHDGYEKNTNPTIAYYDIEWWIKYALFITFIHHSVLFIVESFHLNYLIFTLTKIILSSLITIIIMVLMQYFFHKHSKNL comes from the coding sequence ATGCCCAATAGTATTTTATCACATATTATTCGTTTTATTTTGCTTGTATTATTACAAGTTTTTGTTTTTAATAATATTTTGTTTTTTAATATTATCAACCCTTTTGTTTATATTTATTTTTTAATTTTATTGCCATTTGAATTACCGCCTGTAATTATTGTTTTACTTGGTTTTCTAATAGGTATTACTATAGATTTCTTTTCTGGTACCATTGCTATACATGCTCTTGCCTCTACCGTGGCCGGTTATGCACGTCCATTTGTTTTAAAACTCTTTTCACCCCATGATGGATACGAAAAAAATACTAATCCAACTATTGCTTATTATGATATTGAATGGTGGATAAAATACGCACTATTTATTACCTTTATCCATCATAGTGTTTTATTCATTGTTGAATCTTTTCATTTAAACTATCTTATTTTTACCTTAACCAAAATTATATTAAGTTCATTAATAACTATCATTATCATGGTTTTAATGCAATACTTCTTTCATAAACACTCAAAAAATCTATGA